In Nocardioides bizhenqiangii, the DNA window TCCGGCACCGGCGCCCGGCCGACGCTGCAGGCGCTGCCCGACGCCCTGCGGCCGCGGTTCGAGGCGGAGTTCAAGCGTCGGCTGCGCGACGCGTACCCCGACCACGGCCACGGCGTGGTGTTGCCGTTCCGCCGGATCTTCGTCGTCGCTCGCGTCCCGGCGGGCCCGACGAGTGGCGGTCCCGCATGATGCTCCACCACGTCCAGGTCGCCTGTCCGGTGGGCGGCGAGGGCGCCGCGCGACGGTTCTACGCCGACGGCCTGGGGATGACCGAGGTCGACAAGCCGGAGGCGCTGGCGGCGCGCGGCGGCGCCTGGTTCAGGTCGTACGACGTCGGCGGCGGCGTCACCGCGGAGATCCACGTCGGCGTCGAGGACCCCTTCACGCCGGCCCGCAAGGCCCACCCCGCGTTGCTGCTGCCCGGCGTCGACGACCTGGAGGCCACCGGCACCCGGCTGGCGTCCCTCGGGTTCGACGTCGACTGGCGCGAACGATCGAGCTTCCCCGGACACCAGCGCTTCCACGTCTTCGACGGCGCCGGCAACCGGGTCGAGGTGATGGCGCCGCGCTCCTGAGCGCCAGGTCCAGCCTGGGCTCAGGCACGCTGCCGCCGAGGGCCAGATCGCGGTCACAGGCGTTGGAGCCGCCTATGTTCGTCGATCACTTTGCTAACGCTCGTTAGCGACGCTCGTCGCCAGAGTAGATCCAAACCGGCGAAGGTAATCGCGTTTTCGCCGAGATGAACCGATTTTTACTTCCCAAGTCCGGGGTCAATGCCGAAATCGGCAACTGAATCCGTTGCTAACAACAAGTTAGCACGACGAAATCGGAGCAAGCACGGCGGGCGCTCCGTGAGCGGCGTCTCGCCGGCGGGGGTTGTGACCACTTGTTACTGACGAGTAATGTAATCGCCATGAGCCAGGTCCACAGCCTTTGGAAGACCGCCTCCGGCCTGCCGGTCGTGGGTGGCGTCGTCGGCAAGCGGGCGTTCTCGATCGCCTTCGCCCAGAAGGCGCCGTACTTCGCCTCGATCCACCCGCGGTTCACCGTCGTCGAGCCCAACCACGTGGAGCTCGTGATCCCGAAGCGCCGCAGCGTCCAGAACCACATCGGCACCTTGCACGCCATCGCGCTGTGCAACGGCCTGGAGGCGGCGATGGGCGCGCTGGCCGAGGTGACCATCCCCAAGGACAAGCGCTGGATCCCCAAGGGCATGGAGGTCTCCTATACCGCCAAGGCGACCAGCGACATCACCTGCGTCGCCGAGACCGACCAGGCCCAGTGGGACACCGCCGACGGCGACCTCCCGGTCCGGGTCAGGGGCGTGCGCGACGACGGCACGGTCGTCATCGAGGGCGAGATCCGGCTCTGGGTCACCCCGAAGAGCAAGGACTGAGCTCAGAGCGTCGGCAGCTGCTTCGGGTCCGCCTCGCCGACCATCGGTACCTCGAGCACCTTCTTCTCGCCGACGAACTTCTTCTGCACCCACGTCGCGACCGCGGTGAGGATCAGGTTGAGCACGATGTAGATCAGCGCCACCACGAACACGGTGGGGATCTGGTTCTGCGCGAAGTCGGCGTTGCTGTAGATCAGCCGGGCGACGTAGGTCAGGCCGGGAGCCAGTACGACATACCCGAGCGCGGTGTCCTTCAGCGCGACCACGCACTGGCTGATCAAGGCAGGCAGCATGATCTTCACGGCCTGCGGCAGCTGGATCGCGAGCATCACCTGGGTCTTGCGAAGGCCGACGGCGTACGCCGCCTCCACCTGCCCCTTCGGCACCGCGTTGACGCCGGCCCGGAAGACCTCGGCCAGCACCGCGCCGTTGTAGAGCATGAGGGCGAGGACGACCGCCCAGTACGGCGAGGACTCCTTGTCGGTGCCGAGCAGGTTCCAGATGAAGATCATGCTGAGGAGCACCGGCACCGCCCGCCAGAACTCGACCAGAGCCCAGCTCGGCCGCCGCACCCACCAGTGCTCGGACAGCTTGCCAACCCCGAGGAGCACCCCGAAGCCGACCGCCAGGAGGATCGCCGAGAACGCCATCTTGAGCGTCTCCAGCACGCCGTCGACCAGCAGCGCCTCGATGTAGACCGGGCTGACGAAAGGCTCCCACTTCTGGTACTCGAACTGACCGTTCTGCTCGAGCCGGATCACGGCATAGGCGACTGCGCCGGCCAGCAGCACGGCGGCGGCGACGGTGTACACGCGCTGGCGCGCGACCGCCCGTGGCCCGGGGACGTCGAAGAGGACACTGCCGCTCATGTGATGCGCACCCGCCGTTCGAGCCGGTGCGCAACGAACGAGACCACTTCGACGAGGATCACGAAGATCAGCGCGAAACCGATGAACAGGGTCCACAGCTCGGCGGGATTGTTCTTGATGAGGAGCCTCATCCGGATGAAGGCCTCGGCGACGCCGAGCGCTCCCGCGACCGTGGTGTTCTTGAGGAGCGCGATCTGCACGTTCGCGAGCGGTGGGATCGTCGCGCGGAAGGCCTGGGGAAGGACGACCTGGGTCATCACGCCGGCGAACGGAAGCCCGATCGCCCGGGCCGCCTCCGCCTGGCCGAGGGCCACGGCGTTGACCCCCGAGCGGAGCGCCTCGCACACGAAGGCGGCGGTGTAGACGGTGAGTCCCACCACGCACGCGGCAAAGATGTTGTTCAAACGGATGTCGCCCACGGCGGTCGGGATCACGATGTCCACGAAGTTGAACTTGAGGTCGATCTTCGGCGCCGCGAGCCGGAAGAAGATGATCACGATGACCAGCGGCGTGTTCCGGACGATGTGGACGTAACCGGCGCCTGCCCACCGCAGCACCGGGATCGGACCGACCCGCATCGCCGCGAGCACCGTTCCGAGGATCATCGACCCGATCCCGGCGAGGACGAACAGGAGCACCGTGTAGGCGAACGCGAGCGCGATCGCCTCACGGTGCTCCCAGAAGAGGTCCACTTCTTGCTATGCCCCGGCTATGCCTGGCACTCGTCCAGCGTCGGCGGCTCCGGCGCTTCCTCGTCCTCGGACGCGAGGTGCGCGTTGAACGACTCCTCCCAGGTGCCGTCCTCGAAGGCCTCGGTCAGCACGTCGTTGATCCACTCGCACATCTCCGGGTAGTCCTTCGAGTAGCCGATGCCGATCCGCTCCTCGGAGAACTCCGGTCCGACGATCTTGACGTCGCCTTCGTACTGCTGGGCGAGACCGCGCAGGATCGAGCCGTCGGTCGACATTGCCGGCACCGTGCCGTTGACGACGTCCTCGGCGCACTGTGCGTAGCTCGCCGACGGCACACCGACGGCGCCTTCCGCCTCGATGTTCTCCAGCGAGGTCGAGCCTTCCTGGGCGCACACCTCCTGGCCTTCCAGGTCCGCGATCGACTCGACGT includes these proteins:
- a CDS encoding VOC family protein; translated protein: MMLHHVQVACPVGGEGAARRFYADGLGMTEVDKPEALAARGGAWFRSYDVGGGVTAEIHVGVEDPFTPARKAHPALLLPGVDDLEATGTRLASLGFDVDWRERSSFPGHQRFHVFDGAGNRVEVMAPRS
- a CDS encoding hotdog fold domain-containing protein, producing the protein MSQVHSLWKTASGLPVVGGVVGKRAFSIAFAQKAPYFASIHPRFTVVEPNHVELVIPKRRSVQNHIGTLHAIALCNGLEAAMGALAEVTIPKDKRWIPKGMEVSYTAKATSDITCVAETDQAQWDTADGDLPVRVRGVRDDGTVVIEGEIRLWVTPKSKD
- a CDS encoding amino acid ABC transporter permease translates to MSGSVLFDVPGPRAVARQRVYTVAAAVLLAGAVAYAVIRLEQNGQFEYQKWEPFVSPVYIEALLVDGVLETLKMAFSAILLAVGFGVLLGVGKLSEHWWVRRPSWALVEFWRAVPVLLSMIFIWNLLGTDKESSPYWAVVLALMLYNGAVLAEVFRAGVNAVPKGQVEAAYAVGLRKTQVMLAIQLPQAVKIMLPALISQCVVALKDTALGYVVLAPGLTYVARLIYSNADFAQNQIPTVFVVALIYIVLNLILTAVATWVQKKFVGEKKVLEVPMVGEADPKQLPTL
- a CDS encoding amino acid ABC transporter permease, which gives rise to MDLFWEHREAIALAFAYTVLLFVLAGIGSMILGTVLAAMRVGPIPVLRWAGAGYVHIVRNTPLVIVIIFFRLAAPKIDLKFNFVDIVIPTAVGDIRLNNIFAACVVGLTVYTAAFVCEALRSGVNAVALGQAEAARAIGLPFAGVMTQVVLPQAFRATIPPLANVQIALLKNTTVAGALGVAEAFIRMRLLIKNNPAELWTLFIGFALIFVILVEVVSFVAHRLERRVRIT